A single window of Ananas comosus cultivar F153 linkage group 19, ASM154086v1, whole genome shotgun sequence DNA harbors:
- the LOC109724780 gene encoding probable prolyl 4-hydroxylase 6, with amino-acid sequence MGFKLSLLPSIFLFLLFFSLPPTPLRLKLFEGIGVNLVIGTGERRDHNVIEPRSITQLSWQPRIFLYEGFLSDEECDHLISLSKGKLKKSTVIEGYGGESKLSTARTSWDMFLKPGQDEIVRRVESRVAAWTFLPVENGEAIQILRYEKGQLFVPHVDYFKDVKGNKKGNRVATVLMYLANVTQGGETVFTKAAANRQRKGDSLAFCASTGFSVKPKKGDAVLFFSLHPNGTLDGSSMHGSCPVIAGEKWTATKWIHLTPFSFLSSSRRSKECEDENESCARWAAKGECEKNPEYMVGTEESQGYCRKSCKVCS; translated from the exons ATGGGTTTCAAACTTTCTCTTCTCCCttccatctttctcttccttctgtTCTTCTCTCTGCCACCAACTCCTCTCAGGCTTAAACTGTTTGAAGGAATAGGAGTCAATTTGGT GATTGGCACTGGTGAAAGAAGGGATCACAATGTCATAGAGCCAAGATCTATCACCCAACTCTCATGGCAACCAAG GATTTTTCTCTATGAGGGCTTTCTCTCCGACGAGGAATGCGATCACCTCATCTCCCTG TCGAAGGGTAAACTTAAAAAATCTACAGTCATAGAGGGCTACGGTGGTGAGAGCAAGCTTAGCACCGCGCGAACTAGTTGGGACATGTTCCTGAAGCCAGGTCAG GATGAAATTGTTCGTCGAGTCGAGAGCAGAGTCGCTGCTTGGACCTTCCTCCCAGTAG AGAACGGCGAGGCCATACAAATACTCCGTTACGAGAAGGGCCAACTGTTTGTGCCGCACGTCGATTACTTTAAAGATGTAAAAGGGAACAAAAAGGGAAATCGAGTCGCGACAGTACTCATGTACCTAGCTAATGTTACACAAGGCGGGGAGACAGTCTTCACGAAAGCAGCG GCGAATCGACAAAGGAAAGGTGATTCTCTCGCTTTCTGTGCTTCAACAGGTTTTTCAG TGAAACCGAAGAAAGGCGATGCCGTGTTATTCTTCAGCCTGCATCCGAACGGCACTTTGGATGGATCAAGTATGCATGGGAGCTGCCCAGTAATAGCAGGGGAGAAATGGACTGCGACGAAGTGGATCCATTTGACACCCTTCAGTTTTCTCTCGTCGAGTAGACGGAGCAAGGAATGTGAAGATGAGAACGAGTCCTGCGCGCGATGGGCCGCGAAAGGCGAGTGTGAGAAGAATCCTGAGTACATGGTAGGCACTGAGGAGTCTCAGGGTTACTGCAGGAAGAGTTGCAAGGTGTGTTCTTGA
- the LOC109724779 gene encoding wall-associated receptor kinase-like 20 yields MAPPSLTKFLLLVLLGAASSSSADYACKPSCGAIPIHYPFGTGPGCGSPLFHPHVACAGGGHQDQLTFTTRSGSYPVDAVDYANQILYVSDPSMSTCSATNPSRGFSLDWDAPFAFADARNVFALLDCFPTPTLNATLCDTSSSSSICGLLYTCPAVAALGAPVSTCCVYAPASLGPAFDVDLTQLRCASYAAVRGFNGAETRPDEWDFGIALKYRFSADDGFPSACADCEKSGGMCGYATAATATATATAAVYNSFACSCGNGMNSSTNCYFAASAASWSSGGARRRILPLGLWLTCIWLAIAWTQLQF; encoded by the coding sequence ATGGCTCCACCCTCTCTCACCAAATTCCTCCTCCTTGTCCTGCTCGGCGCCGCCTCCTCTTCGTCCGCCGACTACGCGTGCAAGCCCTCCTGCGGCGCCATCCCGATCCACTACCCCTTCGGCACCGGCCCCGGCTGCGGCAGCCCCCTCTTCCACCCCCACGTCGCCTGCGCCGGCGGCGGCCACCAGGACCAGCTCACCTTCACCACCCGCTCCGGCTCCTACCCCGTCGACGCCGTCGACTACGCCAACCAAATCCTCTACGTCTCCGACCCCTCCATGTCCACCTGCTCCGCTACCAACCCCTCCCGCGGCTTCTCCCTCGACTGGGACGCCCCCTTCGCCTTCGCCGACGCCCGCAACGTCTTCGCCCTCCTCGACTGCTTCCCTACCCCCACCCTCAACGCCACCCTCTGcgacacctcctcctcctcctccatatGCGGGCTCCTCTACACGTGCCCCGCCGTCGCCGCGCTCGGCGCCCCCGTGTCCACCTGCTGCGTCTACGCGCCCGCGAGCCTCGGCCCCGCGTTCGACGTCGACCTGACCCAGCTCCGCTGCGCGTCCTACGCGGCCGTGCGCGGCTTCAACGGCGCCGAGACGAGGCCGGACGAGTGGGACTTCGGGATCGCGCTCAAGTACAGGTTCAGCGCCGACGACGGCTTCCCCAGCGCCTGCGCCGACTGCGAGAAGAGCGGCGGCATGTGCGGCtacgccaccgccgccaccgccaccgccaccgccaccgccgcggtGTACAACTCGTTCGCCTGCAGCTGCGGCAACGGCATGAACTCGTCCACGAATTGCTActtcgccgcctccgccgcctcgtgGAGCAGCGGTGGCGCTCGCCGCCGTATTTTGCCGCTCG
- the LOC109724659 gene encoding protein UPSTREAM OF FLC-like isoform X3 gives MPTMYSWSCKRSYKNGFVWHDLSHDDLVLPANGDEYVLKGSELLDQPSSDRIHPNNGNPKPKNPKQPPQQESPKFSRSKEAPFASSSPPTVVVRESNPPPSPQEDEKEDEEEEEEEVSSQEYVSSGSAEYRVYRPIGSSDAATQTDDENKKSDHHDKENENLTTVVSTDNGSTTLDSINNHARLSNGSRSETLESLLRADARNKNIFRRLKEEEVLIPTGPKMKPGNILMQLITCGSFTVKDHESYGIVSNYQPSFSHMKFQSSVFARSSMLGELDCLSKDPRLMGLKLEDKEYFSGSLIETKKHREDIGERMPVLKRSSSYNAERKCRKCKLESRRHGEEIEDTSVARCLPRAIKLTPPKQPKNEKITSPISDCPRCSSVGPECDRSSIGESSRSITHAASVHGSSMRLESLKEEKEKLIRIEERLTSGARVIIRSRIPCDDSADGSDT, from the exons ATGCCCACCATGTATTCGTGGTCGTGCAAGAG GAGCTACAAGAACGGATTCGTGTGGCACGATCTCTCCCACGACGATCTCGTCCTCCCCGCCAACGGAGATGAGTATGTTCTCAAAGGTTCTGAACTCTTAGATCAACCCTCTTCAG ATCGGATTCATCCGAACAACGGGAACCCAAAACCGAAAAACCCAAAGCAACCCCCCCAGCAAGAATCACCCAAATTTTCTAGATCCAAAGAAGCTCCTTTtgcttcctcctctcctcctacTGTTGTCGTTAGAGAATCCAACCCTCCGCCTTCTCCTCAAGAAGATGAAAaagaggacgaagaagaagaagaagaagaagtgtcGTCTCAAGAGTACGTCTCTTCGGGTTCGGCGGAGTATAGAGTATACAGGCCAATTGGTTCTTCGGACGCAGCAACTCAAACTGAcgacgaaaataaaaaaagtgatcaCCACGATAAGGAGAACGAGAATCTCACTACGGTTGTTTCTACTGACAATGGCTCGACGACTCTTGATTCTATCAATAATCATGCTCGACTTTCGAATGGTAGCAGGTCAGAGACTTTAGAGTCTTTGCTTAGGGCGGATGCTAGAAACAAGAACATCTTTAGAAGACTCAAAGAGGAGGAAGTGCTAATTCCCACCGGGCCGAAGATGAAGCCTGGTAATATCTTAATGCAGCTGATCACTTGCGGGTCTTTCACCGTGAAGGATCACGAAAGCTATGGTATCGTCTCAAATTACCAGCCAAGTTTCTCGCACATGAAGTTCCAATCATCGGTATTTGCTCGCTCGAGTATGCTTGGAGAGCTTGATTGCCTTTCGAAAGATCCAAGATTAATGGGATTGAAATTGGAAGATAAGGAGTATTTTAGTGGTAGCTTGATTGAAACTAAGAAGCATCGGGAGGATATAGGGGAAAGGATGCCCGTTCTGAAACGATCTTCCTCCTACAATGCCGAAAG AAAGTGCAGGAAGTGCAAATTGGAGTCCAGAAGGCACGGGGAAGAGATTGAGGACACATCAGTTGCAAGATGCCTCCCTCGAGCTATCAAACTTACACCTCCAAAGCAgcccaaaaatgaaaaaattacttCTCCTATTTCCGATTGCCCGAGGTGCTCGTCTGTTGGGCCCGAGTGTGACCGCTCCTCAATAGGAGAAAGCAGCAGAAGTATCACTCATGCTGCCTCAGTTCATGGATCATCCATGAGGTTAGAATCcttgaaagaagaaaaggagaagctTATCAGGATCGAGGAAAG GCTTACGTCGGGAGCCCGAGTTATTATCCGGTCAAGAATTCCATGCGATGATAGTGCAGACGGCTCTGACACCTGA
- the LOC109724659 gene encoding protein UPSTREAM OF FLC-like isoform X1 — MEAPEEEEEEEKKKKKKKKIPVVYYLCRNRRIEHPHFIEVPLSSPEGLYLGDVINRLNLVRGKGMPTMYSWSCKRSYKNGFVWHDLSHDDLVLPANGDEYVLKGSELLDQPSSDRIHPNNGNPKPKNPKQPPQQESPKFSRSKEAPFASSSPPTVVVRESNPPPSPQEDEKEDEEEEEEEVSSQEYVSSGSAEYRVYRPIGSSDAATQTDDENKKSDHHDKENENLTTVVSTDNGSTTLDSINNHARLSNGSRSETLESLLRADARNKNIFRRLKEEEVLIPTGPKMKPGNILMQLITCGSFTVKDHESYGIVSNYQPSFSHMKFQSSVFARSSMLGELDCLSKDPRLMGLKLEDKEYFSGSLIETKKHREDIGERMPVLKRSSSYNAERKCRKCKLESRRHGEEIEDTSVARCLPRAIKLTPPKQPKNEKITSPISDCPRCSSVGPECDRSSIGESSRSITHAASVHGSSMRLESLKEEKEKLIRIEERLTSGARVIIRSRIPCDDSADGSDT, encoded by the exons ATGGAAGCgcccgaggaggaggaggaggaggagaagaagaagaagaagaagaagaagatcccCGTTGTGTATTACTTGTGTCGGAATCGACGCATCGAGCACCCGCATTTCATTGAGGTGCCCCTCTCCTCCCCTGAAGGGTTGTATCTCGGAG atgTGATTAATCGCCTTAATTTGGTGAGGGGAAAGGGAATGCCCACCATGTATTCGTGGTCGTGCAAGAG GAGCTACAAGAACGGATTCGTGTGGCACGATCTCTCCCACGACGATCTCGTCCTCCCCGCCAACGGAGATGAGTATGTTCTCAAAGGTTCTGAACTCTTAGATCAACCCTCTTCAG ATCGGATTCATCCGAACAACGGGAACCCAAAACCGAAAAACCCAAAGCAACCCCCCCAGCAAGAATCACCCAAATTTTCTAGATCCAAAGAAGCTCCTTTtgcttcctcctctcctcctacTGTTGTCGTTAGAGAATCCAACCCTCCGCCTTCTCCTCAAGAAGATGAAAaagaggacgaagaagaagaagaagaagaagtgtcGTCTCAAGAGTACGTCTCTTCGGGTTCGGCGGAGTATAGAGTATACAGGCCAATTGGTTCTTCGGACGCAGCAACTCAAACTGAcgacgaaaataaaaaaagtgatcaCCACGATAAGGAGAACGAGAATCTCACTACGGTTGTTTCTACTGACAATGGCTCGACGACTCTTGATTCTATCAATAATCATGCTCGACTTTCGAATGGTAGCAGGTCAGAGACTTTAGAGTCTTTGCTTAGGGCGGATGCTAGAAACAAGAACATCTTTAGAAGACTCAAAGAGGAGGAAGTGCTAATTCCCACCGGGCCGAAGATGAAGCCTGGTAATATCTTAATGCAGCTGATCACTTGCGGGTCTTTCACCGTGAAGGATCACGAAAGCTATGGTATCGTCTCAAATTACCAGCCAAGTTTCTCGCACATGAAGTTCCAATCATCGGTATTTGCTCGCTCGAGTATGCTTGGAGAGCTTGATTGCCTTTCGAAAGATCCAAGATTAATGGGATTGAAATTGGAAGATAAGGAGTATTTTAGTGGTAGCTTGATTGAAACTAAGAAGCATCGGGAGGATATAGGGGAAAGGATGCCCGTTCTGAAACGATCTTCCTCCTACAATGCCGAAAG AAAGTGCAGGAAGTGCAAATTGGAGTCCAGAAGGCACGGGGAAGAGATTGAGGACACATCAGTTGCAAGATGCCTCCCTCGAGCTATCAAACTTACACCTCCAAAGCAgcccaaaaatgaaaaaattacttCTCCTATTTCCGATTGCCCGAGGTGCTCGTCTGTTGGGCCCGAGTGTGACCGCTCCTCAATAGGAGAAAGCAGCAGAAGTATCACTCATGCTGCCTCAGTTCATGGATCATCCATGAGGTTAGAATCcttgaaagaagaaaaggagaagctTATCAGGATCGAGGAAAG GCTTACGTCGGGAGCCCGAGTTATTATCCGGTCAAGAATTCCATGCGATGATAGTGCAGACGGCTCTGACACCTGA
- the LOC109724659 gene encoding protein UPSTREAM OF FLC-like isoform X2 produces MEAPEEEEEEEKKKKKKKKIPVVYYLCRNRRIEHPHFIEVPLSSPEGLYLGDVINRLNLVRGKGMPTMYSWSCKRSYKNGFVWHDLSHDDLVLPANGDEYVLKGSELLDQPSSDRIHPNNGNPKPKNPKQPPQQESPKFSRSKEAPFASSSPPTVVVRESNPPPSPQEDEKEDEEEEEEEVSSQEYVSSGSAEYRVYRPIGSSDAATQTDDENKKSDHHDKENENLTTVVSTDNGSTTLDSINNHARLSNGSRSETLESLLRADARNKNIFRRLKEEEVLIPTGPKMKPGNILMQLITCGSFTVKDHESYGIVSNYQPSFSHMKFQSSVFARSSMLGELDCLSKDPRLMGLKLEDKEYFSGSLIETKKHREDIGERMPVLKRSSSYNAERKCKLESRRHGEEIEDTSVARCLPRAIKLTPPKQPKNEKITSPISDCPRCSSVGPECDRSSIGESSRSITHAASVHGSSMRLESLKEEKEKLIRIEERLTSGARVIIRSRIPCDDSADGSDT; encoded by the exons ATGGAAGCgcccgaggaggaggaggaggaggagaagaagaagaagaagaagaagaagatcccCGTTGTGTATTACTTGTGTCGGAATCGACGCATCGAGCACCCGCATTTCATTGAGGTGCCCCTCTCCTCCCCTGAAGGGTTGTATCTCGGAG atgTGATTAATCGCCTTAATTTGGTGAGGGGAAAGGGAATGCCCACCATGTATTCGTGGTCGTGCAAGAG GAGCTACAAGAACGGATTCGTGTGGCACGATCTCTCCCACGACGATCTCGTCCTCCCCGCCAACGGAGATGAGTATGTTCTCAAAGGTTCTGAACTCTTAGATCAACCCTCTTCAG ATCGGATTCATCCGAACAACGGGAACCCAAAACCGAAAAACCCAAAGCAACCCCCCCAGCAAGAATCACCCAAATTTTCTAGATCCAAAGAAGCTCCTTTtgcttcctcctctcctcctacTGTTGTCGTTAGAGAATCCAACCCTCCGCCTTCTCCTCAAGAAGATGAAAaagaggacgaagaagaagaagaagaagaagtgtcGTCTCAAGAGTACGTCTCTTCGGGTTCGGCGGAGTATAGAGTATACAGGCCAATTGGTTCTTCGGACGCAGCAACTCAAACTGAcgacgaaaataaaaaaagtgatcaCCACGATAAGGAGAACGAGAATCTCACTACGGTTGTTTCTACTGACAATGGCTCGACGACTCTTGATTCTATCAATAATCATGCTCGACTTTCGAATGGTAGCAGGTCAGAGACTTTAGAGTCTTTGCTTAGGGCGGATGCTAGAAACAAGAACATCTTTAGAAGACTCAAAGAGGAGGAAGTGCTAATTCCCACCGGGCCGAAGATGAAGCCTGGTAATATCTTAATGCAGCTGATCACTTGCGGGTCTTTCACCGTGAAGGATCACGAAAGCTATGGTATCGTCTCAAATTACCAGCCAAGTTTCTCGCACATGAAGTTCCAATCATCGGTATTTGCTCGCTCGAGTATGCTTGGAGAGCTTGATTGCCTTTCGAAAGATCCAAGATTAATGGGATTGAAATTGGAAGATAAGGAGTATTTTAGTGGTAGCTTGATTGAAACTAAGAAGCATCGGGAGGATATAGGGGAAAGGATGCCCGTTCTGAAACGATCTTCCTCCTACAATGCCGAAAG GAAGTGCAAATTGGAGTCCAGAAGGCACGGGGAAGAGATTGAGGACACATCAGTTGCAAGATGCCTCCCTCGAGCTATCAAACTTACACCTCCAAAGCAgcccaaaaatgaaaaaattacttCTCCTATTTCCGATTGCCCGAGGTGCTCGTCTGTTGGGCCCGAGTGTGACCGCTCCTCAATAGGAGAAAGCAGCAGAAGTATCACTCATGCTGCCTCAGTTCATGGATCATCCATGAGGTTAGAATCcttgaaagaagaaaaggagaagctTATCAGGATCGAGGAAAG GCTTACGTCGGGAGCCCGAGTTATTATCCGGTCAAGAATTCCATGCGATGATAGTGCAGACGGCTCTGACACCTGA